One genomic segment of Sminthopsis crassicaudata isolate SCR6 chromosome 2, ASM4859323v1, whole genome shotgun sequence includes these proteins:
- the AFF4 gene encoding AF4/FMR2 family member 4 isoform X1 has protein sequence MNREDRNVLRMKERERRNQEIHQGEEAFPPNSPLFAEPYKVTSKEDKLSSRIQSMLGNYDDSYEMKDFIGDRSLQKLVAIPKPTIPSTADEKPNPSFFSEHRHGSSHQSSKWTPVGPAPSTSSQSQKRSSGLQSGHTSQRTSGSGSNSTSGVGQRHDRESYSSSGGGSRKKSQHGTEHSKSRSSSPGKPPAVSSLSSSHSRAHGNDHHSKEQRSKSPRDPDATWDSPSRVPSFSSGQHSSQSFPPSLMSKSNSMLQKPTAYVRPMDGQESMEPKLTSEHYSSQSHNNNMSELKPSSKAHLTKLKIPSQPLDASASGDVSCVDEILKEMTHSWPPPLTAIHTPCKTEPSKFPFPTKESQSNFGPGEQKRYNPSSKTSNGHQSKSMLKDDLKLSSSEDSDGEQDCDKTVPRSTPGSNSEPSHHNSEGADNSRDDSSSHSGSESSSGSDSESESSSSDSEANEPSQSASPEPEPPPTNKWQLDNWLNKVNPHKVSPASSVDSNIPSSQGYKKEGREQGPGSGYIEQNGPKESNSSTPGRDSKTIQKGSESGRGRQKSPAQSDNTTQRRTVGKKQPKKTEKAGVEEPRGGLKIESETPVDMTTSMPSNRHKAATKGSRKPNIKKEPKSSPRSTTEKKKYKSTNKPSQKSREIIETDTSSSDSDESEGLFPSSQTPKYPESNRTPVKPSSVEEEDSFFRPRMFSPMEEKELLSPLSDPDDRYPLIVKIDLNLLSRIPGKPYKEMEPPKVEKKNVPEKHTREPQKQVSDKGSTKGKRKHKNEDDNRVSESKKPKIEEKSSSGHKTSSNRESSKQSAVKEKDPLPSPAGSIPLKDSKTEHGSRKRTVSQSSSLKSTNSSSKESSGKNSSTSKQKKTEGKVFSSSKEAKEKVPSSSSNYPPASQIPDSSKARRAKLAFDDRNYSADHYLQEAKKLKHNADALSDRFEKAVYYLDAVVSFIECGNALEKNAQEFKSPFLMYSETVELIKYTMKLKNYLAPDATAADKRLAILCLRCQSLLYLRLFKLKKENALKYSKTLTEHLKNSYNNSQAPSPGMGSKAVGMPSPVSPKLSPGNSGNYTSGASSTSGSSSSVTIPQRIHQMAASYVQVTSNFLYATEIWDQAEQLSKEQKEFFAELDKVMGPLIFNSSIMTDLVRYTRQGLHWLRLDAKLIS, from the exons ATGAACCGTGAAGACCGGAATGTGCTTCgtatgaaagaaagggaaaggcgAAATCAGGAAATTCATCAGGGTGAAGAAGCCTTCCCACCCAACTCTCCTCTCTTTGCTGAACCATACAAAGTT aCTAGCAAAGAAGACAAATTATCTAGTCGTATTCAGAGCATGCTTGGAAACTACGATGACTCCTACGAAATGAAGGATTTTATAGGAGACAGATCTCTTCAAAAGCTTGTTGCAATCCCCAAACCTACTATACCATCAACAGCAGATGAAAAACCAAATCCAAGTTTCTTTAGTGAACATAGACATGGTAGCTCTCATCAGAGCAGCAAATGGACACCTGTAGGACCAGCACCTAGCACTTCTTCACAGTCACAGAAACGGTCTTCAGGTTTACAGAGTGGTCACACTAGCCAACGGACCAGTGGAAGTGGCAGTAACAGCACTAGTGGTGTTGGTCAGAGGCATGATCGTGAATCATacagtagtagtggtggtggtagccGTAAAAAAAGCCAGCACGGAACAGAACACTCCAAATCTCGTTCTTCCAGTCCTGGAAAACCACCTGCTGTTTCTTCATTAAGCTCTAGTCATTCCAGAGCTCATGGGAATGATCATCACAGCAAGGAGCAGCGTTCCAAATCACCGCGGGACCCAGATGCAACTTGGGACTCACCTTCTCGTGTTCCTTCATTTTCAAGTGGGCAGCACTCCAGCCAGTCTTTTCCACCTTCATTAAtgtcaaagtcaaattcaatgttACAGAAACCTACTGCCTATGTAAGACCCATGGATGGACAAGAGTCCATGGAACCAAAGCTAACCTCTGAGCACTACAGCAGCCAATCTCATAACAACAACATGAGTGAGCTGAAGCCTAGTAGTAAAGCACATCTTACCAAACTGAAAATACCTTCTCAACCATTAGAT gcATCTGCATCTGGTGATGTAAGCTGTGTGGATGAAATTCTTAAA GAGATGACCCATTCATGGCCACCCCCCTTAACTGCAATTCATACACCATGCAAAACAGAGCcttctaaatttccttttccaactaaa gaATCTCAGTCCAATTTTGGCCCTGGAGAACAGA AAAGATACAATCCTTCATCTAAAACTTCAAATGGGCATCAGTCCAAATC tatGTTAAAGGATGATTTAAAACTTAGCAGCAGCGAAGATAGTGATGGAGAGCAG GATTGTGATAAAACTGTGCCAAGAAGTACACCGGGAAG taattctgAACCTTCACACCACAATAGCGAAGGAGCAGATAATTCCAGGGATGACTCAAGTAGCCATAGTGGATCTGAAAGCAGTTCTGGATCTGACTCAGAGAGTGAAAGTAGTTCCAGTGACAGTGAAGCCAATGAGCCATCACAGAGTGCATCTCCTGAG cctGAACCACCACCAACAAATAAATGGCAACTTGATAATTGGTTGAATAAAGTGAATCCACATAAAGTGTCACCAGCTTCTTCTGTAGATAGTAATATTCCATCTTCTCAAGGTTATAAAAAGGAAGGTCGGGAACAAGGGCCAGGAAGTGGCTATATTGAACAAAATGGACCTaaagaatccaattcttctaCTCCTGGACGAGATTCCAAAACTATTCAAAAAGGATCAGAGAGTGGTCGTGGGAGACAAAAGTCCCCAGCACAGAGTGATAACACTACACAGCGAAGAACTGTaggaaaaaaacaacccaaaaaaacAGAGAAGGCAGGTGTAGAAGAGCCTCGAGGGGGcttaaaaatagaaagtgaaacCCCTGTAGACATGACAACAAGTATGCCCTCTAACAGGCATAAGGCAGCCACAAAAGGCTCAAGAAAGCCCAATATAAAAAAGGAGCCCAAATCTTCCCCTAGgtcaacaacagaaaaaaagaagtacaagTCAACAAATAAACCTTCGCAAAAATCTAGAGAAATCATAGAAACAGATACTTCATCCTCTGATTCTGATGAAAGTGAGggcctttttccttcttcacaaaCTCCCAAGTATCCTGAAAGCAACAGAACTCCTGTTAAACCCTCCTCCGTAGAGGAGGAAGATAGCTTTTTTCGGCCAAGAATGTTCTCTCCTATGGAAGAGAAGGAACTTCTTTCCCCACTTAGTGATCCTGATGACAGGTATCCACTTATTGTCAAGATTGACCTGAATCTCTTGTCAAGAATACCAGGGAAGCCTTATAAAGAAATGGAGCCCcccaaagtagaaaagaaaaatgtgccTGAGAAGCACACAAGAGAACCTCAAAAACAAGTCTCAGATAAAGGTTCCACCAAGGGAAAGAGGAAACATAAG AATGAAGATGATAACCGAGTCTCTGAGAGCAAGAAACCTAAGATTGAGGAGAAGAGTTCATCAGGCCATAAGACATCCAGCAATAGAGA GTCATCCAAACAGAGTGCCGTGAAAGAGAAGGATCCATTGCCCTCTCCTGCTGGGTCTATTCCTCTGAAAGACTCAAAAACTGAGCATGGATCGAGGAAGAGAACAGTTAGCCAGTCATCTTCCTTAAAATCTACTAATAGCAGCAGCAAGGAAAGTAGTGGTAAAAATAGTTCTACTTCCAAGCAGAAAAAGACAGAAGGGAAAGTTTTTAGTAGTTCCAAGGAAGCCAAG gaAAAGGTTCCAAGTAGTTCTTCAAACTATCCCCCAGCTTCACAAATTCCTGATAGCTCTAAAGCACGAAGAGCAAAGCTGGCCTTTGATGACAG GAATTATTCAGCAGATCATTATTTACAAGAAGCTAAAAAGTTAAAGCACAATGCAGATGCTTTG TCTGATAGATTTGAGAAAGCTGTCTATTATCTTGATGCTGTGGTATCTTTCATTGAATGTGGGAATGCTTTGGAGAAAAATGCTCAGGAATTCAAATCTCCATTCCTTATGTATTCAGAAACTGTGGAGCTAATTAA ATATACTATGAAGCTGAAGAATTACTTGGCACCAGATGCTACAGCTGCAGATAAAAGACTGGCCATTCTTTG tcttcggTGCCAGTCCTTATTGTACCTGAGGTTATTTAAGCTGAAGAAGGAGAATGCTTTGAAATACTCAAAAACATTAACTGAACATTTAAAG AATTCCTATAATAATTCTCAAGCTCCATCACCTGGCATGGGAAG
- the AFF4 gene encoding AF4/FMR2 family member 4 isoform X2 produces MSFFRESRTTAKLRSNCHTGWTPRKLCWEQKEIKISNMNREDRNVLRMKERERRNQEIHQGEEAFPPNSPLFAEPYKVTSKEDKLSSRIQSMLGNYDDSYEMKDFIGDRSLQKLVAIPKPTIPSTADEKPNPSFFSEHRHGSSHQSSKWTPVGPAPSTSSQSQKRSSGLQSGHTSQRTSGSGSNSTSGVGQRHDRESYSSSGGGSRKKSQHGTEHSKSRSSSPGKPPAVSSLSSSHSRAHGNDHHSKEQRSKSPRDPDATWDSPSRVPSFSSGQHSSQSFPPSLMSKSNSMLQKPTAYVRPMDGQESMEPKLTSEHYSSQSHNNNMSELKPSSKAHLTKLKIPSQPLDASASGDVSCVDEILKEMTHSWPPPLTAIHTPCKTEPSKFPFPTKESQSNFGPGEQKRYNPSSKTSNGHQSKSMLKDDLKLSSSEDSDGEQDCDKTVPRSTPGSNSEPSHHNSEGADNSRDDSSSHSGSESSSGSDSESESSSSDSEANEPSQSASPEPEPPPTNKWQLDNWLNKVNPHKVSPASSVDSNIPSSQGYKKEGREQGPGSGYIEQNGPKESNSSTPGRDSKTIQKGSESGRGRQKSPAQSDNTTQRRTVGKKQPKKTEKAGVEEPRGGLKIESETPVDMTTSMPSNRHKAATKGSRKPNIKKEPKSSPRSTTEKKKYKSTNKPSQKSREIIETDTSSSDSDESEGLFPSSQTPKYPESNRTPVKPSSVEEEDSFFRPRMFSPMEEKELLSPLSDPDDRYPLIVKIDLNLLSRIPGKPYKEMEPPKVEKKNVPEKHTREPQKQVSDKGSTKGKRKHKNEDDNRVSESKKPKIEEKSSSGHKTSSNRESSKQSAVKEKDPLPSPAGSIPLKDSKTEHGSRKRTVSQSSSLKSTNSSSKESSGKNSSTSKQKKTEGKVFSSSKEAKEKVPSSSSNYPPASQIPDSSKARRAKLAFDDRNYSADHYLQEAKKLKHNADALSDRFEKAVYYLDAVVSFIECGNALEKNAQEFKSPFLMYSETVELIKYTMKLKNYLAPDATAADKRLAILCLRCQSLLYLRLFKLKKENALKYSKTLTEHLKNSYNNSQAPSPGMGSKAVGMPSPVSPKLSPGNSGNYTSGASSTSGSSSSVTIPQRIHQMAASYVQVTSNFLYATEIWDQAEQLSKEQKEFFAELDKVMGPLIFNSSIMTDLVRYTRQGLHWLRLDAKLIS; encoded by the exons ATGTCGTTTTTTAGGGAATCTAGAACAACAGCAAAGCTGAGGTCAAACTGCCATACAGGATGGACACCAAGGAAGCTGTGTTgggaacaaaaagaaatcaaaataag CAACATGAACCGTGAAGACCGGAATGTGCTTCgtatgaaagaaagggaaaggcgAAATCAGGAAATTCATCAGGGTGAAGAAGCCTTCCCACCCAACTCTCCTCTCTTTGCTGAACCATACAAAGTT aCTAGCAAAGAAGACAAATTATCTAGTCGTATTCAGAGCATGCTTGGAAACTACGATGACTCCTACGAAATGAAGGATTTTATAGGAGACAGATCTCTTCAAAAGCTTGTTGCAATCCCCAAACCTACTATACCATCAACAGCAGATGAAAAACCAAATCCAAGTTTCTTTAGTGAACATAGACATGGTAGCTCTCATCAGAGCAGCAAATGGACACCTGTAGGACCAGCACCTAGCACTTCTTCACAGTCACAGAAACGGTCTTCAGGTTTACAGAGTGGTCACACTAGCCAACGGACCAGTGGAAGTGGCAGTAACAGCACTAGTGGTGTTGGTCAGAGGCATGATCGTGAATCATacagtagtagtggtggtggtagccGTAAAAAAAGCCAGCACGGAACAGAACACTCCAAATCTCGTTCTTCCAGTCCTGGAAAACCACCTGCTGTTTCTTCATTAAGCTCTAGTCATTCCAGAGCTCATGGGAATGATCATCACAGCAAGGAGCAGCGTTCCAAATCACCGCGGGACCCAGATGCAACTTGGGACTCACCTTCTCGTGTTCCTTCATTTTCAAGTGGGCAGCACTCCAGCCAGTCTTTTCCACCTTCATTAAtgtcaaagtcaaattcaatgttACAGAAACCTACTGCCTATGTAAGACCCATGGATGGACAAGAGTCCATGGAACCAAAGCTAACCTCTGAGCACTACAGCAGCCAATCTCATAACAACAACATGAGTGAGCTGAAGCCTAGTAGTAAAGCACATCTTACCAAACTGAAAATACCTTCTCAACCATTAGAT gcATCTGCATCTGGTGATGTAAGCTGTGTGGATGAAATTCTTAAA GAGATGACCCATTCATGGCCACCCCCCTTAACTGCAATTCATACACCATGCAAAACAGAGCcttctaaatttccttttccaactaaa gaATCTCAGTCCAATTTTGGCCCTGGAGAACAGA AAAGATACAATCCTTCATCTAAAACTTCAAATGGGCATCAGTCCAAATC tatGTTAAAGGATGATTTAAAACTTAGCAGCAGCGAAGATAGTGATGGAGAGCAG GATTGTGATAAAACTGTGCCAAGAAGTACACCGGGAAG taattctgAACCTTCACACCACAATAGCGAAGGAGCAGATAATTCCAGGGATGACTCAAGTAGCCATAGTGGATCTGAAAGCAGTTCTGGATCTGACTCAGAGAGTGAAAGTAGTTCCAGTGACAGTGAAGCCAATGAGCCATCACAGAGTGCATCTCCTGAG cctGAACCACCACCAACAAATAAATGGCAACTTGATAATTGGTTGAATAAAGTGAATCCACATAAAGTGTCACCAGCTTCTTCTGTAGATAGTAATATTCCATCTTCTCAAGGTTATAAAAAGGAAGGTCGGGAACAAGGGCCAGGAAGTGGCTATATTGAACAAAATGGACCTaaagaatccaattcttctaCTCCTGGACGAGATTCCAAAACTATTCAAAAAGGATCAGAGAGTGGTCGTGGGAGACAAAAGTCCCCAGCACAGAGTGATAACACTACACAGCGAAGAACTGTaggaaaaaaacaacccaaaaaaacAGAGAAGGCAGGTGTAGAAGAGCCTCGAGGGGGcttaaaaatagaaagtgaaacCCCTGTAGACATGACAACAAGTATGCCCTCTAACAGGCATAAGGCAGCCACAAAAGGCTCAAGAAAGCCCAATATAAAAAAGGAGCCCAAATCTTCCCCTAGgtcaacaacagaaaaaaagaagtacaagTCAACAAATAAACCTTCGCAAAAATCTAGAGAAATCATAGAAACAGATACTTCATCCTCTGATTCTGATGAAAGTGAGggcctttttccttcttcacaaaCTCCCAAGTATCCTGAAAGCAACAGAACTCCTGTTAAACCCTCCTCCGTAGAGGAGGAAGATAGCTTTTTTCGGCCAAGAATGTTCTCTCCTATGGAAGAGAAGGAACTTCTTTCCCCACTTAGTGATCCTGATGACAGGTATCCACTTATTGTCAAGATTGACCTGAATCTCTTGTCAAGAATACCAGGGAAGCCTTATAAAGAAATGGAGCCCcccaaagtagaaaagaaaaatgtgccTGAGAAGCACACAAGAGAACCTCAAAAACAAGTCTCAGATAAAGGTTCCACCAAGGGAAAGAGGAAACATAAG AATGAAGATGATAACCGAGTCTCTGAGAGCAAGAAACCTAAGATTGAGGAGAAGAGTTCATCAGGCCATAAGACATCCAGCAATAGAGA GTCATCCAAACAGAGTGCCGTGAAAGAGAAGGATCCATTGCCCTCTCCTGCTGGGTCTATTCCTCTGAAAGACTCAAAAACTGAGCATGGATCGAGGAAGAGAACAGTTAGCCAGTCATCTTCCTTAAAATCTACTAATAGCAGCAGCAAGGAAAGTAGTGGTAAAAATAGTTCTACTTCCAAGCAGAAAAAGACAGAAGGGAAAGTTTTTAGTAGTTCCAAGGAAGCCAAG gaAAAGGTTCCAAGTAGTTCTTCAAACTATCCCCCAGCTTCACAAATTCCTGATAGCTCTAAAGCACGAAGAGCAAAGCTGGCCTTTGATGACAG GAATTATTCAGCAGATCATTATTTACAAGAAGCTAAAAAGTTAAAGCACAATGCAGATGCTTTG TCTGATAGATTTGAGAAAGCTGTCTATTATCTTGATGCTGTGGTATCTTTCATTGAATGTGGGAATGCTTTGGAGAAAAATGCTCAGGAATTCAAATCTCCATTCCTTATGTATTCAGAAACTGTGGAGCTAATTAA ATATACTATGAAGCTGAAGAATTACTTGGCACCAGATGCTACAGCTGCAGATAAAAGACTGGCCATTCTTTG tcttcggTGCCAGTCCTTATTGTACCTGAGGTTATTTAAGCTGAAGAAGGAGAATGCTTTGAAATACTCAAAAACATTAACTGAACATTTAAAG AATTCCTATAATAATTCTCAAGCTCCATCACCTGGCATGGGAAG